A region of Drosophila mauritiana strain mau12 chromosome 3L, ASM438214v1, whole genome shotgun sequence DNA encodes the following proteins:
- the LOC117139740 gene encoding valine--tRNA ligase codes for MQIIRNSTSKLLRHKHLCQPRVYSLYYSTLKDAAKELPLAAGYQPKPVENAYWEREHRQANLPKASASSCKRGTYRMLLPPPNVTGNLHLGHALMATVQDVIARQREQLGYQVDWVPGTDHAGIATQVVVERTIAASQAKTRHELGRSAFLDEVWRWKAEKGAGIVQDLRQLGCKLNWQREYFTMDEQQAHAVNVAFERLFEEGLIQRRNSIVNWCTALRSAISDIEVDSVEIKEPVEIAVPGYDRKVLFGRMYDFAYHVVDGETLPDGSVEEIVVSTTRPETILGDVAVAVHPLDPRYAKYRNIDQVKLKHPFRDDTIPLVFDINVDQEFGTGAVKITPAHDKFDFELATRHKLEPRQVFTETGLVVDAYSEFKGIPRFEARDLIVNRLEEMDLLRQVRSHTMQLPICSRSKDVIEYMILPQWFLKCKDLAKDALSELHSGRLQILPPSFETDWERWLQDSRDWCISRQLWWGHQVPAYEVIDSQGNSQWVAALDEKAARQKAMKLIGSEEFTLKRDPDVLDTWFSSSLLPFSTAGWPEESYKERYPLDIMQTGHDIIFFWVARMMMLGLKLTGEAPFQRILLNGIVCDAHGRKMSKSLGNIVAPQQVVQGASLESLKAGLEQSCEAGIIKPSELKASTTGMTQMFPNGIQECGTDALRLTLMSHNIKSHFISFDVNTCYTNKLFLNKIWQAMRFTLGSAKGLGISLHQFETLEGVNVGLWDRWIIGRLAETLSVCSQSYSNYNFHLATAALKTFFYQNLCDTYLETTKTAIGNGSADAYIHVGTLTACLSWGLQAMAPYTPFVASELLQHVPLNIELKLSDYKDEKLEEEVNEIVNICHNVRQVKSRNEISKRHLPHLSLFAQNTDSEGVLRRHLPQIKVLSRCEDVELELFDESSKISKKLSFFSSAGALCSFGLKLSNGLALTPEKREEMEKANAKKLKKLVSELQRYRMRLDNEAFQLMADKKVKSHFENKVKELEAEINSLTRLAVLS; via the exons atgcaaataattagGAATTCCACCAGTAAACTGCTTAGACACAAGCACCTGTGTCAGCCAAGGGTTTACTCCCTATACTACAGTACCCTTAAAG ATGCGGCTAAGGAGCTTCCTTTGGCAGCAGGATACCAGCCAAAACCAGTGGAAAATGCTTACTGGGAGCGGGAGCATCGCCAGGCTAATCTGCCCAAGGCTTCAGCCAGCAGTTGCAAGCGGGGAACATATCGCATGCTTCTACCGCCACCAAATGTAACCGGGAATCTGCATTTGGGCCATGCACTGATGGCCACCGTGCAGGATGTGATTGCCCGCCAGCGCGAACAGCTCGGCTACCAGGTGGACTGGGTACCAGGCACAGATCACGCGGGAATCGCCACCCAGGTGGTCGTGGAACGCACGATTGCCGCTTCTCAGGCGAAAACCCGTCATGAATTGGGACGCTCTGCTTTTTTGGACGAAGTGTGGCGCTGGAAGGCGGAAAAGGGTGCAGGTATCGTACAGGATCTCCGCCAACTCGGCTGCAAACTGAATTGGCAACGAGAATACTTCACAATGGATGAGCAGCAGGCGCATGCGGTCAACGTTGCTTTCGAGCGACTCTTTGAAGAAGGCCTAATTCAACGGCGCAACTCGATTGTCAACTGGTGCACCGCTCTACGTTCCGCCATATCTGATATCGAGGTAGATAGTGTGGAGATCAAGGAGCCGGTAGAAATAGCCGTTCCCGGATACGACCGCAAAGTACTCTTTGGCAGAATGTACGATTTCGCCTATCATGTAGTGGATGGCGAAACACTGCCCGATGGTTCGGTTGAAGAGATTGTGGTGTCTACCACTAGACCAGAGACAATTTTGGGTGATGTAGCTGTCGCAGTACATCCGCTGGATCCGCGCTACGCCAAGTACCGAAACATTGATCAGGTTAAGCTCAAGCATCCTTTCCGTGACGACACCATTCCACTCGTTTTCGATATCAACGTGGACCAAGAGTTTGGCACCGGTGCAGTGAAAATCACACCAGCCCATGACAAATTTGATTTCGAGCTGGCCACTCGCCATAAGCTTGAACCTCGCCAGGTATTCACTGAAACGGGTCTTGTGGTGGATGCTTATTCTGAGTTCAAGGGCATTCCGCGCTTCGAGGCGCGAGATCTCATCGTCAATCGCCTGGAAGAGATGGATTTGCTGCGCCAGGTGCGCTCTCATACCATGCAGTTGCCCATCTGCTCGCGCTCCAAGGACGTTATAGAGTACATGATCTTGCCGCAATGGTTTCTTAAGTGCAAGGACTTGGCAAAGGATGCCTTATCTGAACTGCATAGCGGACGTCTGCAAATCCTGCCTCCGAGCTTCGAAACGGATTGGGAACGCTGGCTGCAGGATAGCCGCGACTGGTGCATTTCCCGGCAGTTGTGGTGGGGGCATCAGGTGCCCGCGTACGAGGTGATCGACTCCCAGGGAAACAGTCAATGGGTGGCTGCTCTTGACGAGAAGGCAGCCAGGCAGAAAGCCATGAAACTGATTGGTAGCGAAGAATTTACATTGAAACGCGATCCGGATGTACTGGACACTTGGTTTTCATCATCGCTGCTGCCCTTCTCCACGGCCGGTTGGCCGGAGGAGAGCTACAAAGAAAGGTATCCTTTGGACATAATGCAGACTGGCCATGATATTATCTTCTTTTGGGTGGCGCGCATGATGATGTTGGGTCTGAAGCTGACCGGCGAGGCACCCTTTCAGAGAATTTTGCTGAACGGCATTGTGTGCGATGCCCATGGCCGGAAGATGTCCAAGAGCCTCGGCAACATCGTGGCCCCACAGCAGGTGGTTCAGGGCGCCAGTTTAGAG AGCCTGAAGGCTGGCTTAGAGCAATCGTGCGAGGCGGGCATCATTAAGCCTTCAGAGTTAAAGGCCTCCACGACTGGAATGACGCAAATGTTCCCCAATGGTATCCAAGAGTGCGGCACCGATGCACTACGCCTCACCCTGATGAGCCACAACATCAAGAGCCACTTCATTAGCTTCGATGTGAACACCTGCTACACCAATAAGCTGTTCCTAAACAAAATATGGCAAGCTATGCGATTTACCCTCGGCTCTGCCAAGGGACTGGGAATCTCGCTGCATCAGTTTGAGACACTTGAAGGTGTCAATGTGGGCCTTTGGGATCGCTGGATAATCGGACGCCTCGCGGAGACCTTGTCTGTCTGCTCGCAGAGCTACAGCAACTACAATTTCCACTTGGCCACAGCAGCCCTAAAGACCTTTTTCTATCAAAATCTCTGTGATACTTACTTG GAAACCACCAAAACTGCGATAGGAAATGGCAGTGCTGATGCCTACATCCATGTGGGCACCCTGACCGCTTGCCTTAGCTGGGGACTGCAGGCCATGGCCCCGTATACTCCCTTTGTGGCTTCCGAATTGCTGCAGCATGTGCCCCTTAATATAGAGCTTAAACTGTCCGACTACAAGGATGAGAAGTTGGAGGAAGAGGTCAACGAAATAGTGAACATCTGCCATAACGTGCGACAGGTTAAGAGTCGCAATGAGATCAGCAAGCGCCATCTTCCGCACCTCAGTTTGTTTGCACAGAACACGGACTCGGAAGGGGTGCTTCGTCGTCATTTGCCGCAGATCAAGGTGCTATCACGCTGCGAAGACGTGGAACTGGAATTGTTTGATGAAAGCTCAAAGATTTCGAAGAAACTCAGCTTCTTCTCGTCGGCAGGAGCACTCTGCTCCTTTGGCCTAAAATTGAGCAATGGATTGGCTCTGACGCCGGAGAAACGAGAAGAAATGGAGAAGGCCAATGCCAAAAAACTGAAGAAGTTGGTCTCCGAACTGCAGCGGTATCGCATGCGTCTGGATAACGAAGCCTTCCAACTGATGGCCGACAAGAAAGTTAAGTCGCATTTCGAAAATAAG GTCAAAGAGTTGGAGGCCGAAATCAACAGTCTCACTCGGCTGGCAGTGTTGTCCTAA
- the LOC117139742 gene encoding uncharacterized Golgi apparatus membrane protein-like protein CG5021 isoform X3, whose amino-acid sequence MASATVRNVPLLDDDTIPFGEEDEMRDPSRAGQKYTHPYVTFFHLFFRGAAILIYMFCGWFSDSFITSFVFVVLFLSADFWTVKNISGRLLVGLRWWNYVDDDGVSHWVFESKNSRVNKNEQRIFWLGLILCPVFWGLFFLFALFGLKFKWLLLVMIAIALNAANLYGYVKCNYGASKDLNSAATDFVKTQLFKNAVDIMTRPSGAPPPTNVRPTGVV is encoded by the exons ATGGCATCTGCTACGGTAAGAAAT GTGCCGCTGCTCGACGATGACACGATACCCTTTGGCGAGGAGGACGAGATGCGGGATCCCAGTCGCGCGGGTCAGAAATACAC GCACCCGTACGTTACCTTCTTCCACCTGTTCTTCAGGGGCGCCGCCATCCTGATATATATGTTCTGCGGTTGGTTCAGCGACTCCTTCATCACCAGCTTCGTTTTCGTGGTGCTCTTCCTGTCCGCCGACTTCTGGACGGTAAAGAACATCTCGGGAAGATTGCTGGTCGGTCTCCGCTGGTGGAACTACGTCGACGACGATGGCGTATCGCACTGGGTGTTTGAGTCGAAGAAC AGCCGTGTCAACAAGAACGAGCAGCGCATCTTCTGGCTGGGACTCATCCTCTGTCCCGTCTTCTGGGGCCTCTTCTTCCTGTTCGCCCTATTCGGCCTGAAGTTCAAATGGCTACTGCTGGTAATGATCGCCATTGCGCTGAATGCCGCCAATCTGTATGGCTACGTCAAGTGTAACTATGGCGCCAGTAAGGATCTGAATTCCGCCGCCACAGACTTTGTGAAAACGCAGCTGTTCAAGAATGCCGTGGACATTATGACAAGGCCCAGTGGCGCCCCACCGCCAACCAATGTGCGTCCAACGGGAGTCGTTTGA
- the LOC117139742 gene encoding uncharacterized Golgi apparatus membrane protein-like protein CG5021 isoform X2 — translation MASATVPLLDDDTIPFGEEDEMRDPSRAGQKYTHPYVTFFHLFFRGAAILIYMFCGWFSDSFITSFVFVVLFLSADFWTVKNISGRLLVGLRWWNYVDDDGVSHWVFESKNSESYQSRVNKNEQRIFWLGLILCPVFWGLFFLFALFGLKFKWLLLVMIAIALNAANLYGYVKCNYGASKDLNSAATDFVKTQLFKNAVDIMTRPSGAPPPTNVRPTGVV, via the exons ATGGCATCTGCTACG GTGCCGCTGCTCGACGATGACACGATACCCTTTGGCGAGGAGGACGAGATGCGGGATCCCAGTCGCGCGGGTCAGAAATACAC GCACCCGTACGTTACCTTCTTCCACCTGTTCTTCAGGGGCGCCGCCATCCTGATATATATGTTCTGCGGTTGGTTCAGCGACTCCTTCATCACCAGCTTCGTTTTCGTGGTGCTCTTCCTGTCCGCCGACTTCTGGACGGTAAAGAACATCTCGGGAAGATTGCTGGTCGGTCTCCGCTGGTGGAACTACGTCGACGACGATGGCGTATCGCACTGGGTGTTTGAGTCGAAGAAC TCTGAATCCTACCAGAGCCGTGTCAACAAGAACGAGCAGCGCATCTTCTGGCTGGGACTCATCCTCTGTCCCGTCTTCTGGGGCCTCTTCTTCCTGTTCGCCCTATTCGGCCTGAAGTTCAAATGGCTACTGCTGGTAATGATCGCCATTGCGCTGAATGCCGCCAATCTGTATGGCTACGTCAAGTGTAACTATGGCGCCAGTAAGGATCTGAATTCCGCCGCCACAGACTTTGTGAAAACGCAGCTGTTCAAGAATGCCGTGGACATTATGACAAGGCCCAGTGGCGCCCCACCGCCAACCAATGTGCGTCCAACGGGAGTCGTTTGA
- the LOC117139742 gene encoding uncharacterized Golgi apparatus membrane protein-like protein CG5021 isoform X1, translating to MASATVRNVPLLDDDTIPFGEEDEMRDPSRAGQKYTHPYVTFFHLFFRGAAILIYMFCGWFSDSFITSFVFVVLFLSADFWTVKNISGRLLVGLRWWNYVDDDGVSHWVFESKNSESYQSRVNKNEQRIFWLGLILCPVFWGLFFLFALFGLKFKWLLLVMIAIALNAANLYGYVKCNYGASKDLNSAATDFVKTQLFKNAVDIMTRPSGAPPPTNVRPTGVV from the exons ATGGCATCTGCTACGGTAAGAAAT GTGCCGCTGCTCGACGATGACACGATACCCTTTGGCGAGGAGGACGAGATGCGGGATCCCAGTCGCGCGGGTCAGAAATACAC GCACCCGTACGTTACCTTCTTCCACCTGTTCTTCAGGGGCGCCGCCATCCTGATATATATGTTCTGCGGTTGGTTCAGCGACTCCTTCATCACCAGCTTCGTTTTCGTGGTGCTCTTCCTGTCCGCCGACTTCTGGACGGTAAAGAACATCTCGGGAAGATTGCTGGTCGGTCTCCGCTGGTGGAACTACGTCGACGACGATGGCGTATCGCACTGGGTGTTTGAGTCGAAGAAC TCTGAATCCTACCAGAGCCGTGTCAACAAGAACGAGCAGCGCATCTTCTGGCTGGGACTCATCCTCTGTCCCGTCTTCTGGGGCCTCTTCTTCCTGTTCGCCCTATTCGGCCTGAAGTTCAAATGGCTACTGCTGGTAATGATCGCCATTGCGCTGAATGCCGCCAATCTGTATGGCTACGTCAAGTGTAACTATGGCGCCAGTAAGGATCTGAATTCCGCCGCCACAGACTTTGTGAAAACGCAGCTGTTCAAGAATGCCGTGGACATTATGACAAGGCCCAGTGGCGCCCCACCGCCAACCAATGTGCGTCCAACGGGAGTCGTTTGA
- the LOC117139742 gene encoding uncharacterized Golgi apparatus membrane protein-like protein CG5021 isoform X4, with protein MASATVPLLDDDTIPFGEEDEMRDPSRAGQKYTHPYVTFFHLFFRGAAILIYMFCGWFSDSFITSFVFVVLFLSADFWTVKNISGRLLVGLRWWNYVDDDGVSHWVFESKNSRVNKNEQRIFWLGLILCPVFWGLFFLFALFGLKFKWLLLVMIAIALNAANLYGYVKCNYGASKDLNSAATDFVKTQLFKNAVDIMTRPSGAPPPTNVRPTGVV; from the exons ATGGCATCTGCTACG GTGCCGCTGCTCGACGATGACACGATACCCTTTGGCGAGGAGGACGAGATGCGGGATCCCAGTCGCGCGGGTCAGAAATACAC GCACCCGTACGTTACCTTCTTCCACCTGTTCTTCAGGGGCGCCGCCATCCTGATATATATGTTCTGCGGTTGGTTCAGCGACTCCTTCATCACCAGCTTCGTTTTCGTGGTGCTCTTCCTGTCCGCCGACTTCTGGACGGTAAAGAACATCTCGGGAAGATTGCTGGTCGGTCTCCGCTGGTGGAACTACGTCGACGACGATGGCGTATCGCACTGGGTGTTTGAGTCGAAGAAC AGCCGTGTCAACAAGAACGAGCAGCGCATCTTCTGGCTGGGACTCATCCTCTGTCCCGTCTTCTGGGGCCTCTTCTTCCTGTTCGCCCTATTCGGCCTGAAGTTCAAATGGCTACTGCTGGTAATGATCGCCATTGCGCTGAATGCCGCCAATCTGTATGGCTACGTCAAGTGTAACTATGGCGCCAGTAAGGATCTGAATTCCGCCGCCACAGACTTTGTGAAAACGCAGCTGTTCAAGAATGCCGTGGACATTATGACAAGGCCCAGTGGCGCCCCACCGCCAACCAATGTGCGTCCAACGGGAGTCGTTTGA
- the LOC117139741 gene encoding spermine oxidase produces MEKCRASSRILIIGAGVSGIAAATRLLQNNFQNVQILEAEDRIGGRINTVYFGDNVIDLGAQWCHGKQQNCVYDMVKDMGILHETGEYYGPIKRVRSNKEVVPHELACAIHDIAVKSMPSGPHPVVGSFGTHLTQTFWRKMESELPQVNRDVASEALNTFAKHESSIIGADNLFEVSVREHIEYHECDGDKLLHWGTKGYRRFLRLLMKVSEDTPEELGLLEGRIQLNKKVIKIELACPRKVILRCQDGDYFEADHVICTVSLGVLQEQHEKLFVPPLPAAKVNAIRSLTLGTVNKLYLEYEKQPLPDGWVGFFCFWLEEDLIELRKTEYFWVEGITGVHMITCQPRMLMAWVNGPHGRHMETLSDEKVLEGLYWLFRKFLTFEIPMPKRFVRSSWFSNPNFRGSWSYRGVMADERNTGPWDLESPVLGEDAHLGLLFAGEASSRNHFSTVHGAVEAGYREADRLIGHYTSCSVSA; encoded by the coding sequence ATGGAAAAATGTCGTGCCTCCTCTAGGATACTCATAATCGGAGCAGGAGTTTCGGGCATAGCCGCCGCCACTCGACTCCTGCAGAACAATTTCCAGAATGTTCAGATCCTGGAGGCGGAGGATCGCATCGGCGGGCGGATCAACACCGTGTATTTTGGTGACAACGTCATCGATTTGGGAGCCCAGTGGTGTCATGGAAAGCAACAAAATTGTGTGTACGACATGGTCAAGGATATGGGTATCCTGCACGAGACGGGCGAATATTACGGTCCCATCAAGAGGGTGAGATCCAACAAGGAGGTGGTTCCACATGAGTTGGCCTGCGCCATTCACGACATTGCTGTAAAGAGCATGCCGAGTGGACCTCATCCGGTTGTGGGATCCTTTGGCACGCACCTGACGCAGACCTTCTGGCGCAAGATGGAGTCCGAGCTACCCCAAGTGAATAGGGATGTGGCTAGTGAGGCTTTGAATACCTTTGCGAAGCATGAAAGCTCTATTATTGGTGCGGACAATCTTTTCGAGGTCTCCGTGAGGGAACACATCGAGTACCACGAATGTGATGGCGACAAGCTGCTCCACTGGGGAACGAAGGGCTACCGGCGCTTCCTGCGCCTGCTGATGAAGGTCAGCGAGGATACGCCAGAGGAGCTAGGTCTACTGGAAGGACGCATTCAACTGAATAAGAAGGTCATCAAGATCGAGTTGGCGTGCCCCCGTAAGGTAATCCTGCGCTGCCAGGATGGCGATTACTTTGAGGCGGATCACGTCATCTGCACCGTTTCCCTGGGAGTTCTGCAGGAGCAGCACGAGAAGCTATTCGTCCCGCCGCTGCCCGCAGCCAAGGTGAATGCCATTCGCAGCCTCACCCTGGGCACTGTGAACAAACTGTATTTGGAGTATGAGAAGCAACCTCTTCCTGACGGCTGGGTGGGTTTCTTCTGCTTTTGGCTGGAAGAGGATCTGATAGAACTGCGAAAGACGGAATATTTCTGGGTGGAGGGTATAACCGGTGTACACATGATCACTTGTCAGCCCCGAATGTTGATGGCCTGGGTGAATGGTCCGCATGGACGCCACATGGAGACCCTGTCCGATGAGAAAGTTCTCGAGGGCTTGTACTGGCTCTTCCGAAAATTCCTCACTTTCGAAATTCCGATGCCAAAGCGTTTCGTTCGCAGCTCCTGGTTTTCGAATCCGAACTTCCGTGGCAGTTGGAGTTATCGTGGAGTTATGGCCGATGAAAGGAATACGGGCCCTTGGGATCTGGAGTCTCCTGTGTTGGGCGAAGATGCTCATTTAGGCCTCCTTTTTGCCGGAGAGGCGTCCAGCAGGAATCACTTTTCCACCGTTCACGGAGCTGTGGAGGCGGGTTACCGGGAAGCAGACCGGCTCATTGGTCATTACACCTCATGCAGTGTCAGTGCctga